A single region of the Nocardioides sp. W7 genome encodes:
- the glpX gene encoding class II fructose-bisphosphatase produces the protein MTEPESLSVAPESPDRNLALELVRVTEAAAMAAGRWVGKGDKNGADGVAVNAMRVMISTIGMRGTVVIGEGEKDNAPMLYNGEQVGDGTGPECDVAVDPIDGTTLTAKGMSNAVAVLAVSPRGSMYDPSAVFYMDKLATGPEAADVVDIRLPAAENVRRVAKAKGGKPEDVTVMLLDRPRHQKLADEIRASGARIKFIVDGDVAGAISAARPDSGVDLLLGVGGTPEAIITACAMKCMGGVIQGQLWPQDDDERQRALDAGHNLDPDFVLATDDLVTGDDCFFVATGITDGDLMKGVRYVGGGATTHSLVMRSRSGTIRSITSEHRLQKLRAYSSIDFEH, from the coding sequence ATGACGGAGCCCGAAAGCCTGAGCGTCGCCCCCGAGTCCCCCGACCGCAACCTCGCACTGGAGCTCGTCCGTGTGACCGAGGCCGCGGCCATGGCCGCGGGCCGCTGGGTCGGCAAGGGCGACAAGAACGGCGCCGACGGCGTGGCGGTCAACGCCATGCGCGTGATGATCTCGACCATCGGCATGCGCGGCACCGTCGTCATCGGCGAGGGCGAGAAGGACAACGCCCCGATGCTCTACAACGGCGAGCAGGTCGGCGACGGCACCGGTCCCGAGTGCGACGTCGCGGTCGACCCGATCGACGGCACCACCCTGACCGCCAAGGGCATGAGCAACGCCGTCGCCGTGCTCGCGGTCTCGCCGCGCGGCTCGATGTACGACCCGTCGGCCGTGTTCTACATGGACAAGCTCGCCACCGGCCCGGAGGCGGCGGACGTCGTCGACATCCGGCTGCCCGCCGCGGAGAACGTCCGCCGGGTCGCCAAGGCCAAGGGCGGCAAGCCCGAGGACGTCACCGTGATGCTGCTCGACCGGCCGCGCCACCAGAAGCTCGCCGACGAGATCCGGGCCTCCGGTGCCCGAATCAAGTTCATCGTCGACGGCGACGTCGCCGGCGCCATCTCGGCGGCCCGCCCCGACAGCGGCGTCGACCTGCTCCTCGGGGTCGGCGGCACCCCGGAGGCGATCATCACCGCCTGCGCGATGAAGTGCATGGGCGGCGTCATCCAGGGCCAGCTCTGGCCCCAGGACGACGACGAGCGCCAGCGGGCGCTGGACGCCGGCCACAACCTGGACCCCGACTTCGTGCTGGCCACCGACGACCTGGTCACCGGTGACGACTGCTTCTTCGTCGCGACCGGCATCACCGACGGCGACCTGATGAAGGGCGTCCGCTACGTCGGCGGCGGCGCGACGACCCACTCGCTGGTGATGCGCTCGCGCAGCGGCACGATCCGCTCGATCACCTCCGAGCACCGTCTGCAGAAGCTACGCGCTTACTCCTCGATCGACTTCGAGCACTGA